A window of the Sabethes cyaneus chromosome 1, idSabCyanKW18_F2, whole genome shotgun sequence genome harbors these coding sequences:
- the LOC128745360 gene encoding probable salivary secreted peptide → MRYLVLAAILIAFGCLVCSQSNNYFYGTKTPYDVLLNRTIATKSSSMLQVKTMDLVYPVKGQLGRNISAINITDQFINGKGGYAFLSAGGPGYNHTTIHLKSQRGNGFSFIVEIYGR, encoded by the exons ATGAGGTATCTAGTGTTGGCCGCTATTTTGATTGCGTTCGGTTGTCTAGTTTGCAGCCAGAGTAACAATTACTTCTATGGTACCAAAACTCCGTACGATGTCTTGTTAAACCGCACCATCGCCACCAAGTCGTCGTCGATGTTGCAGGTCAAGACCATGGATCTGGTCTACCCGGTGAAG GGTCAACTGGGTCGCAATATATCGGCCATCAACATAACTGATCAGTTCATCAACGGCAAGGGTGGCTACGCGTTTCTGTCGGCCGGCGGTCCTGGATATAACCACACAACCATCCATTTGAAATCGCAGAGAGGAAATGGATTTAGTTTTATTGTGGAAATTTACGGACGCTAA